The following are encoded in a window of Pseudomonas graminis genomic DNA:
- the gltB gene encoding glutamate synthase large subunit, which produces MKAGLYHPEEFKDNCGFGLIAHMQGEPSHHLLQTAIEALTCMTHRGGINADGKTGDGCGLLMQKPDTFLRAVATEAFGVELPRQYCAGMVFLNQDDAKAEAARENMNREILAAGLTLIGWRQVPIDTSVLGRLALERLPKIEQVFIGGEGLSDQEFAIKLFCARRRSSVANAADTDHYICSFSHKTIIYKGLMMPRDLTAFFPDLNDERLQTAICVFHQRFSTNTLPKWPLAQPFRFLAHNGEINTITGNRNWAQARRTKFANDLMDLDELGPLVNRVGSDSSSMDNMLELMVTGGIDLFRGVRMLVPPAWQNVETMDPDLRAFYEFNSMHMEPWDGPAGIVMTEGRHAVCLLDRNGLRPARWVTTKNGYITLASEIGVWNYKPEDVIAKGRVGPGQIFAVDTETGQILDTDAIDSRLKSRHPYKQWLRKNALRIQATLEDHDHGSAFYNPDQLKQYMKMFQVTFEERDQILRPLGEQGQEAVGSMGDDTPMAVLSRRVRTPYDYFRQQFAQVTNPPIDPLREAIVMSLEVCLGAERNIFQESPEHASRVILSSPVISPAKWRSLMTLDRPGFDRQIIDLNYDEAMGLEAAVRNIADQAEEAVRSGKTQIVLSDRHIAPGKLPIHASLATGAVHHRLTEKGLRCDSNILVETATARDPHHFAVLIGFGASAVYPFLAYEVLGDLIRTGEVLGDLYEVFKNYRKGITKGLLKILSKMGISTVASYRGAQLFEAIGLSEEVCDLSFRGVPSRIKGARFVDIEAEQKALAFEAWSARKPIQQGGLLKFVYGGEYHAYNPDVVAMLQAAVQQGDYSKFKEYTALVDNRPVSMIRDLLKVKELDTPLAIDEIEPLEGILKRFDSAGISLGALSPEAHEALAEAMNRLGARSNSGEGGEDPARYGTIRSSKIKQIATGRFGVTPEYLVNADVLQIKVAQGAKPGEGGQLPGGKVNGLIAKLRYAVPGVTLISPPPHHDIYSIEDLSQLIFDLKQVNPAALVSVKLVAEAGVGTIAAGVAKAYADLITISGYDGGTGASPLSSIKYAGSPWEIGLAETHQTLRGNDLRGKVRVQTDGGLKTGLDVIKAAILGAESFGFGTAPMIALGCKYLRICHLNNCATGVATQNDKLRKDHYIGTVDMVINFFTYVAEETREWLARLGVRSLEELIGRTDLLDILPGETAKQQHLDLTPLLGSDHIPADKPQFSQVERNPPFDKGLLAEKMVELAITAIQAKSGGDYELDICNCDRSIGARISGEIAKLHGNQGMNDAPVTFRFKGTAGQSFGVWNAGGLNMYLEGDANDYVGKGMTAGKLVIVPPKGSPFKTQDSAIIGNTCLYGATGGKLFAAGTAGERFAVRNSGAHTVVEGTGDHCCEYMTGGFVCVLGKTGYNFGSGMTGGFAYVLDQDNTFVDRVNHELVEIQRISGEAMEAYRSHLERVLAEYVTETDSEWGRNLWENLDDYLRRFWLVKPKAASLKSLLSSTRANPQ; this is translated from the coding sequence ATGAAAGCAGGTCTGTACCATCCAGAAGAATTCAAGGATAACTGTGGTTTCGGCCTGATCGCCCATATGCAAGGCGAGCCCAGTCATCACCTGTTGCAGACGGCTATCGAAGCCCTGACCTGCATGACCCACCGTGGTGGTATCAACGCCGACGGCAAGACCGGTGACGGTTGCGGGCTGTTGATGCAAAAACCTGACACCTTCCTGCGCGCGGTCGCCACCGAAGCTTTCGGCGTCGAGCTTCCGCGCCAGTATTGCGCAGGCATGGTCTTCCTCAATCAGGACGACGCGAAGGCTGAAGCCGCCCGCGAAAACATGAACCGTGAAATCCTCGCCGCCGGCCTGACCTTGATTGGCTGGCGCCAGGTGCCGATCGACACCAGCGTACTGGGCCGTTTGGCCCTTGAGCGCTTGCCGAAGATCGAACAGGTGTTCATCGGAGGCGAAGGCCTGAGCGATCAGGAATTCGCGATCAAGCTGTTCTGCGCACGTCGTCGCTCCTCGGTGGCCAACGCTGCCGACACCGACCACTACATCTGCAGCTTTTCCCACAAGACCATCATCTACAAAGGCCTGATGATGCCGCGTGACCTCACGGCATTCTTCCCGGACCTCAACGACGAGCGCCTGCAAACCGCGATTTGCGTGTTCCACCAGCGCTTCTCGACCAATACCCTGCCGAAATGGCCGCTGGCTCAGCCATTCCGCTTCCTCGCCCACAACGGCGAGATCAACACCATCACCGGTAACCGCAACTGGGCTCAGGCCCGTCGCACCAAGTTCGCCAACGACCTGATGGACCTCGACGAACTGGGGCCGCTGGTCAATCGCGTGGGTTCCGACTCTTCCAGCATGGACAACATGCTCGAGCTGATGGTGACCGGCGGCATCGACCTGTTCCGTGGCGTACGGATGCTCGTGCCGCCGGCGTGGCAGAACGTCGAAACCATGGACCCGGATCTGCGCGCGTTCTACGAATTCAACTCCATGCACATGGAGCCGTGGGACGGCCCGGCCGGCATCGTCATGACCGAAGGCCGCCACGCCGTCTGCCTGCTGGACCGCAATGGCCTGCGCCCTGCGCGCTGGGTGACCACCAAGAACGGCTACATCACCCTTGCTTCGGAAATCGGCGTGTGGAACTACAAGCCCGAAGACGTCATCGCCAAGGGCCGTGTTGGTCCGGGCCAGATCTTCGCTGTGGACACCGAAACCGGGCAGATCCTCGACACCGACGCCATCGACAGCCGTTTGAAGTCGCGCCACCCGTACAAGCAGTGGCTGCGCAAGAACGCCCTGCGTATTCAGGCGACGCTGGAAGACCACGACCACGGTTCGGCGTTCTACAACCCGGATCAGCTCAAGCAGTACATGAAGATGTTCCAGGTCACGTTCGAAGAGCGTGATCAGATCCTGCGCCCGCTGGGTGAGCAGGGTCAGGAAGCGGTCGGCTCCATGGGCGATGACACGCCGATGGCGGTGCTGTCCCGTCGTGTCCGCACGCCGTACGATTATTTCCGTCAGCAGTTCGCGCAGGTCACCAACCCGCCGATCGACCCGCTGCGTGAAGCCATCGTCATGTCGCTGGAAGTCTGCCTCGGTGCCGAGCGCAACATTTTCCAGGAGTCGCCAGAGCATGCGTCTCGCGTGATCCTCAGCTCGCCGGTCATTTCCCCGGCCAAGTGGCGCTCGCTGATGACCCTGGATCGTCCGGGCTTTGATCGTCAGATCATCGACCTGAATTACGACGAAGCCATGGGCCTGGAAGCGGCCGTGCGCAACATCGCCGATCAGGCTGAAGAGGCCGTGCGTTCGGGCAAGACCCAGATCGTCTTGAGCGACCGCCATATAGCGCCAGGCAAACTGCCGATTCACGCGTCGCTGGCCACCGGTGCGGTGCATCACCGTTTGACCGAAAAAGGGCTGCGCTGCGACAGCAACATTCTTGTCGAGACAGCAACGGCTCGCGACCCGCACCATTTCGCCGTGTTGATCGGCTTCGGTGCGTCGGCGGTGTACCCGTTCCTGGCCTACGAAGTGCTGGGCGACTTGATCCGTACCGGTGAAGTGCTGGGCGATCTGTACGAAGTCTTCAAGAACTACCGCAAGGGCATCACCAAAGGCCTGCTCAAGATCCTGTCGAAGATGGGCATCTCGACCGTCGCGTCCTACCGTGGCGCGCAGCTTTTCGAGGCCATCGGCCTGTCGGAGGAAGTCTGCGACCTGAGCTTCCGTGGCGTGCCGAGCCGCATCAAGGGCGCGCGTTTCGTCGATATCGAAGCCGAGCAGAAAGCCTTGGCCTTTGAGGCCTGGAGCGCGCGCAAGCCGATCCAGCAGGGCGGTTTGCTGAAGTTTGTCTACGGCGGCGAATACCACGCGTACAACCCCGATGTGGTGGCGATGCTGCAAGCTGCCGTGCAACAGGGCGATTACAGCAAATTCAAGGAATACACGGCGCTGGTGGACAATCGTCCGGTGTCTATGATCCGTGACCTGCTCAAGGTTAAAGAGCTCGATACGCCGCTGGCCATCGATGAAATCGAGCCGCTGGAGGGCATTCTCAAGCGCTTCGACTCGGCGGGTATTTCACTCGGCGCGTTGTCGCCGGAGGCCCACGAAGCACTGGCCGAGGCGATGAACCGCTTGGGCGCGCGCTCCAACTCCGGTGAGGGCGGCGAAGATCCGGCGCGCTACGGCACCATCCGCAGCTCCAAGATCAAACAGATCGCGACCGGCCGTTTTGGCGTGACGCCTGAGTACTTGGTCAACGCCGACGTGCTGCAGATCAAGGTCGCCCAGGGCGCCAAACCGGGCGAGGGCGGGCAACTGCCAGGCGGCAAGGTCAACGGCCTGATCGCCAAGCTGCGCTACGCAGTGCCGGGCGTGACGCTGATTTCGCCGCCGCCGCACCACGACATCTACTCCATCGAAGACTTGTCGCAGCTGATCTTTGACCTCAAGCAGGTCAACCCGGCCGCGTTGGTCTCGGTCAAGCTGGTGGCCGAAGCGGGCGTGGGCACGATCGCAGCCGGTGTAGCCAAGGCCTATGCCGACCTGATTACGATTTCCGGCTATGACGGCGGCACCGGTGCATCCCCGCTGTCATCGATCAAATACGCGGGCTCGCCATGGGAAATTGGCCTGGCCGAAACCCACCAGACCCTGCGCGGCAACGACCTGCGCGGCAAGGTTCGGGTGCAGACCGACGGCGGTCTGAAAACCGGCCTGGACGTTATCAAGGCGGCCATCCTCGGCGCCGAAAGCTTCGGCTTCGGCACCGCGCCGATGATCGCGCTGGGCTGCAAATACCTGCGCATCTGCCACCTGAACAACTGCGCCACCGGCGTGGCGACTCAGAACGACAAGCTGCGCAAGGACCACTACATCGGCACCGTCGACATGGTGATCAACTTCTTCACCTACGTGGCTGAAGAAACCCGCGAGTGGCTGGCCAGGCTGGGCGTGCGTTCGCTGGAAGAACTGATCGGGCGTACCGATCTGCTGGACATCCTGCCGGGTGAAACCGCCAAGCAGCAGCATCTCGACCTGACGCCGCTGCTGGGCAGCGACCACATTCCGGCCGACAAACCGCAGTTCAGCCAGGTCGAGCGCAACCCGCCGTTCGACAAAGGCCTGCTGGCCGAGAAAATGGTTGAACTGGCGATCACCGCCATTCAGGCCAAGAGCGGCGGCGACTACGAGCTGGACATCTGCAACTGCGACCGCTCCATCGGCGCGCGGATTTCCGGCGAGATCGCCAAGCTCCACGGCAACCAGGGCATGAACGACGCGCCGGTGACCTTCCGCTTCAAGGGCACGGCCGGGCAGAGCTTTGGCGTGTGGAACGCCGGCGGCCTGAACATGTACCTGGAAGGCGACGCCAACGACTACGTCGGCAAAGGCATGACCGCCGGCAAGCTGGTGATCGTGCCGCCTAAAGGCAGCCCGTTCAAAACCCAGGACAGCGCCATCATCGGCAACACCTGCCTGTACGGCGCGACTGGCGGCAAGCTGTTCGCGGCGGGCACGGCGGGCGAGCGTTTCGCAGTGCGTAACTCTGGCGCCCACACCGTTGTGGAAGGCACGGGCGACCACTGCTGCGAATACATGACCGGCGGTTTCGTCTGCGTGCTGGGCAAGACCGGCTACAACTTTGGCTCAGGCATGACGGGCGGCTTCGCATACGTGCTCGATCAGGACAACACCTTCGTTGACCGGGTCAACCACGAGCTGGTCGAGATTCAGCGCATCAGCGGGGAAGCGATGGAAGCCTATCGCAGCCACCTGGAGCGTGTGCTGGCCGAATACGTGACCGAAACCGACAGCGAGTGGGGCCGCAATCTCTGGGAAAACCTGGACGACTACCTGCGCCGCTTCTGGCTGGTCAAGCCGAAAGCCGCGAGCTTGAAGTCGCTGTTGTCCAGCACCCGCGCGAATCCGCAATAA
- a CDS encoding FAD-dependent oxidoreductase, translating into MAERLSNDFQFIEVGRKDPKKKLLRQRKKEFVEIYEPFKPQQSADQAHRCLGCGNPYCEWKCPVHNFIPNWLKLVAEGNILAAAELSHQTNTLPEVCGRVCPQDRLCEGACTLNDGFGAVTIGSVEKYITDTAFAMGWRPDMSRVVPNGKRVAIIGAGPAGLGCADILVRGGVKPVVFDKNPEIGGLLTFGIPEFKLEKSVLSNRREVFTGMGIEFRLNTEIGKDITVEQLLEEYDAVFMGMGTYTYMKGGFPGEDLPGVHDALDFLIANVNRNLGFEKSPEDFVDMKGKKVVVLGGGDTAMDCNRTSIRQGAKSVTCAYRRDEENMPGSRKEVKNAKEEGVRFLYNRQPIAIVGEDRVEGVKVVETRLGEPDARGRRSPEPIPGSEEIIPADAVVIAFGFRPSPASWFDPQGIQTDSQGRVVAPEQGQFKHQTSNPKIFAGGDMVRGSDLVVTAIFEGRNAGEGILDYLGV; encoded by the coding sequence ATGGCTGAACGTCTCAGTAACGACTTCCAGTTCATCGAAGTCGGGCGTAAAGACCCGAAAAAGAAACTGCTGCGTCAACGCAAGAAAGAGTTCGTTGAAATCTACGAACCCTTCAAGCCTCAGCAGTCGGCCGATCAGGCGCACCGCTGCCTGGGTTGCGGCAACCCGTACTGTGAATGGAAATGCCCTGTGCATAACTTCATTCCCAACTGGCTGAAGCTGGTGGCCGAGGGCAACATCCTCGCGGCCGCCGAGCTGTCGCACCAGACCAACACCCTGCCGGAAGTCTGTGGCCGTGTGTGCCCGCAGGATCGTCTGTGTGAGGGCGCGTGTACCCTCAACGACGGCTTTGGCGCCGTCACCATCGGCTCGGTCGAGAAGTACATCACCGACACGGCCTTCGCCATGGGCTGGCGCCCGGACATGTCCCGCGTGGTGCCAAACGGCAAGCGCGTGGCCATCATCGGCGCAGGCCCGGCAGGTCTGGGCTGCGCTGACATTCTGGTGCGCGGCGGCGTGAAGCCTGTGGTGTTCGACAAGAACCCGGAAATCGGCGGTCTGCTGACCTTCGGCATTCCCGAGTTCAAGCTTGAGAAGAGCGTGCTGAGCAATCGCCGCGAAGTGTTCACCGGCATGGGCATCGAGTTCCGCCTCAACACCGAGATCGGCAAGGACATCACCGTCGAGCAGTTGCTGGAAGAGTACGACGCGGTGTTCATGGGCATGGGCACGTACACCTACATGAAGGGCGGCTTCCCCGGTGAAGACCTGCCTGGCGTGCACGATGCGCTGGATTTCCTGATCGCCAACGTCAACCGCAACCTGGGCTTTGAAAAGTCGCCGGAAGATTTCGTCGACATGAAGGGCAAGAAGGTCGTGGTCCTGGGCGGTGGTGACACGGCGATGGACTGCAACCGCACGTCGATCCGTCAGGGCGCCAAGTCAGTGACCTGCGCCTATCGCCGGGACGAAGAAAACATGCCGGGTTCGCGCAAGGAAGTGAAGAACGCCAAGGAAGAAGGCGTAAGGTTTCTGTACAACCGCCAGCCCATCGCCATCGTTGGTGAGGATCGTGTCGAGGGCGTGAAAGTCGTCGAAACACGTCTGGGCGAGCCTGATGCGCGCGGCCGTCGCAGCCCCGAGCCGATTCCGGGTTCCGAAGAGATCATCCCGGCGGACGCCGTGGTCATCGCGTTCGGTTTCCGTCCAAGCCCGGCGTCGTGGTTCGATCCGCAAGGTATCCAGACCGACAGTCAGGGCCGGGTCGTGGCGCCGGAGCAGGGCCAGTTCAAGCACCAGACCAGCAACCCGAAGATCTTCGCCGGCGGCGACATGGTGCGCGGGTCCGATCTGGTGGTGACAGCCATCTTCGAAGGCCGCAATGCGGGTGAAGGGATTCTGGATTATCTGGGCGTCTAG
- the hemE gene encoding uroporphyrinogen decarboxylase, translating to MTALKNDRFLRALLKQPVDVTPVWMMRQAGRYLPEYRASRAKAGDFMSLCMNPAFACEVTLQPLERYPLDAAILFSDILTVPDAMGLGLYFETGEGPRFRKTVTTLADIEALPIPDAQKDLGYVMDAVSTIRRELNGRVPLIGFAGSPWTLATYMVEGGSSKDFRKSKAMLYDNPQAMHLLLDKLAQSVTAYLNGQILAGAQAVQIFDSWGGSLSAAAYQEFSLAYMRKIVNGLIRERDGRKVPVILFTKGGGMWLESIADAGADALGLDWTCDIGEARRRVGNKVALQGNMDPTVLYANPNAIRQEVSNILASYGSGTGHVFNLGHGITPEVDPANAGAFIEAVHEMSAKYHQ from the coding sequence ATGACTGCCCTGAAGAACGACCGTTTCCTTCGCGCCCTGCTCAAGCAGCCTGTTGACGTCACGCCTGTATGGATGATGCGCCAGGCAGGCCGCTATCTCCCGGAGTACCGCGCCAGTCGCGCCAAGGCCGGAGACTTCATGAGCTTGTGCATGAACCCGGCGTTCGCCTGTGAAGTTACCCTGCAGCCCCTTGAGCGCTATCCGCTCGACGCCGCCATTCTGTTCTCCGACATCCTCACCGTTCCCGACGCAATGGGCCTTGGCCTGTACTTCGAAACCGGCGAAGGCCCGCGCTTCCGCAAAACTGTCACCACCCTGGCTGACATCGAAGCGCTGCCGATCCCTGACGCCCAGAAAGACCTCGGCTATGTCATGGACGCGGTCAGTACCATTCGCCGCGAACTCAACGGCCGCGTACCGCTGATCGGTTTCGCCGGGAGCCCGTGGACCCTCGCGACCTATATGGTTGAAGGCGGCTCGTCCAAGGACTTCCGCAAATCCAAGGCCATGCTCTACGACAACCCGCAGGCCATGCACTTGTTGCTCGATAAGCTCGCGCAGTCGGTGACGGCGTACCTGAACGGCCAGATTCTCGCAGGCGCGCAAGCGGTGCAGATCTTCGACAGCTGGGGCGGGAGCCTTTCGGCCGCGGCGTATCAGGAATTCTCACTGGCTTACATGCGCAAGATCGTCAACGGCCTGATCCGTGAGCGCGACGGCCGCAAAGTGCCGGTCATCCTGTTTACCAAAGGCGGCGGCATGTGGCTTGAAAGCATCGCCGACGCCGGCGCCGATGCGCTGGGCCTGGACTGGACCTGCGACATCGGCGAAGCCCGCCGACGCGTTGGCAACAAAGTGGCGCTGCAGGGCAACATGGACCCCACCGTGCTCTACGCCAACCCAAACGCCATCCGCCAGGAAGTCTCGAACATCCTCGCCAGCTACGGCAGCGGCACCGGCCACGTCTTCAACCTCGGCCACGGCATCACCCCCGAAGTCGACCCGGCCAACGCCGGCGCCTTCATCGAAGCGGTGCATGAAATGTCGGCCAAGTACCACCAGTAA
- a CDS encoding MFS transporter — MVNTAAPAAAAPAEFATAAIPLGDSYIEKDTPAFIRTVLALFSGGFATFALLYCVQPMMPVLSRDFSINAAQSSMILSVSTAMLAIGLLITGPISDRLGRKSVMVFSLFSAALFTIASALMPTWEGVLITRACVGLSLSGLAAVAMTYLSEEIHPQHIGLAMGLYIGGNAIGGMSGRVITGVLSDYVSWHTALLIMGIIALGAAGVFWKILPPSRNFRARPLNGRSLLEGFVLQFRDAGLPWLFLEGFLLMGAFVTLFNYIGYRLLADPYNLSQAVVGLFSVVYLSGIYSSAKIGALADQLGRRNVLWAVIVLMLVGVTLTMFTPLVVVIIGVLMFTFGFFGAHSVASSWIGRRAIKAKGQASSLYLFSYYVGSSVAGTGGGVFWHYAGWNGIGAFIGTLLLIALAVALKLAKVKPLAVNVQV; from the coding sequence ATCGTGAATACTGCTGCACCCGCCGCCGCCGCGCCTGCCGAGTTCGCCACAGCAGCCATCCCTTTGGGCGATAGCTACATCGAGAAGGACACGCCTGCTTTCATTCGTACCGTATTAGCGCTGTTCTCCGGTGGCTTCGCGACGTTTGCGCTGCTGTACTGCGTGCAACCGATGATGCCGGTGCTGTCGCGGGACTTCTCCATCAACGCCGCCCAGAGCAGCATGATCCTGTCGGTGTCCACCGCGATGCTGGCAATAGGACTGCTTATTACCGGCCCCATCTCAGACCGCCTCGGGCGCAAGTCGGTCATGGTGTTCTCATTGTTCTCGGCAGCCCTTTTCACCATCGCCAGCGCACTGATGCCCACTTGGGAAGGCGTGCTGATCACTCGGGCGTGCGTGGGCTTGTCGTTGAGCGGACTCGCCGCCGTCGCCATGACCTACCTCAGCGAGGAGATCCACCCGCAGCACATCGGCCTGGCGATGGGCCTGTACATCGGTGGCAACGCTATCGGCGGCATGAGCGGCCGGGTGATCACCGGGGTCCTGAGCGATTACGTCAGTTGGCACACGGCACTGTTGATCATGGGCATCATCGCCCTCGGCGCGGCCGGCGTGTTCTGGAAAATCCTGCCGCCGTCGCGCAATTTCCGCGCCCGTCCGCTCAATGGCCGCAGCCTGCTGGAAGGTTTTGTCCTGCAGTTCCGTGATGCCGGGCTGCCATGGCTGTTCCTCGAAGGCTTCCTGCTGATGGGTGCGTTCGTGACGCTGTTCAACTACATCGGCTACCGCCTGTTGGCCGATCCGTACAACTTGAGCCAGGCCGTGGTCGGCTTGTTCTCGGTGGTGTACCTGTCCGGCATCTACAGCTCGGCGAAGATCGGGGCACTGGCCGACCAACTGGGCCGACGCAACGTGTTGTGGGCCGTGATCGTGCTGATGCTTGTCGGCGTGACGCTGACCATGTTCACCCCACTGGTGGTGGTGATCATCGGCGTATTGATGTTCACCTTCGGCTTCTTCGGCGCCCACTCCGTCGCCAGCAGCTGGATCGGCCGCCGCGCCATCAAAGCCAAAGGTCAGGCATCGTCGTTGTACCTGTTCAGCTACTACGTAGGCTCCAGCGTCGCCGGCACCGGCGGCGGTGTGTTCTGGCACTACGCCGGCTGGAACGGCATCGGCGCCTTCATCGGCACCCTCCTGCTGATCGCCCTCGCCGTGGCGCTGAAACTGGCGAAAGTGAAGCCGCTCGCGGTGAATGTGCAGGTTTGA
- a CDS encoding LysR family transcriptional regulator: MELRHLRYFIAVAEELHFGRAAQALGISQPPLSQQIQALEQELGARLFERTNRRVELSEAGRLFLDEARLVLAQVEKASDVARRAQLGELGELKIGFTASAPFTSSIPQAIFAFRQRYPAVHLALQEMSSREVAERLENESMQVGIMRPLPLPDSLVAVELLHEPLVAILRSDHPLAEGSERGIHLHELASEPFVFFPRSYGSGLYAQLLDLAREAGFSPLFTQEAGEAMTIIGLVAAGLGVTVLPASYQRMRIDGVVYRTLLDAQATSAVWLVQRKDQKSPMAKAFVELVTRKAG; this comes from the coding sequence ATGGAATTGCGTCACCTGCGTTACTTCATCGCCGTTGCTGAAGAGCTGCACTTTGGCCGTGCCGCGCAGGCGCTCGGTATCTCGCAACCGCCGTTGAGTCAGCAGATCCAGGCGCTGGAGCAAGAGCTCGGCGCGCGTCTGTTTGAACGCACCAATCGACGGGTGGAGCTGAGTGAAGCGGGCCGGTTGTTCCTTGACGAAGCACGGCTGGTGCTGGCACAGGTCGAGAAGGCTTCGGACGTGGCCCGGCGCGCGCAGCTGGGGGAGCTGGGCGAATTGAAGATCGGCTTCACGGCGTCCGCACCGTTCACCTCAAGCATCCCGCAGGCCATCTTCGCGTTTCGTCAGCGTTACCCCGCGGTGCATCTGGCGCTTCAGGAAATGAGCAGCCGGGAAGTTGCCGAGCGGCTTGAGAACGAGTCGATGCAAGTGGGCATCATGCGGCCCCTGCCGTTGCCGGATTCACTGGTCGCCGTGGAGCTGCTCCACGAACCGTTGGTGGCGATATTGCGCTCGGACCATCCACTGGCCGAAGGCTCGGAACGCGGCATTCATTTGCATGAACTGGCCAGTGAGCCGTTTGTGTTCTTCCCGCGCAGCTACGGCAGCGGGCTTTACGCACAGTTGCTGGATCTGGCGCGGGAAGCGGGCTTCAGCCCGTTGTTTACTCAGGAGGCGGGTGAGGCGATGACCATCATTGGTCTGGTGGCAGCTGGGCTGGGCGTGACGGTGCTACCGGCGTCGTATCAACGCATGCGCATCGACGGGGTGGTGTACCGAACCCTTCTGGATGCGCAGGCGACGTCAGCGGTATGGTTGGTGCAGCGCAAGGATCAGAAATCCCCGATGGCCAAGGCGTTTGTCGAACTGGTGACGCGCAAGGCGGGGTAA
- a CDS encoding excinuclease gives MKLKVWAAAAAVVLCTLPGISQARDTALYLPFDKVVAQMTQEKKLDGSVKFYLAGVQPKGKVSVLSPNVVTNKKTNAFNKSDNDACEWVLQSAILQLNEAAKGAGANAVVNIASYYKKIERKDPATYECHAGAIMAGVALKGDLAKVQ, from the coding sequence ATGAAATTGAAAGTCTGGGCAGCAGCGGCCGCCGTCGTTTTGTGCACACTGCCGGGCATCAGCCAGGCTCGGGACACGGCGCTGTATCTACCGTTCGACAAGGTGGTCGCGCAGATGACCCAGGAGAAAAAACTCGACGGCAGCGTGAAGTTCTATCTCGCTGGCGTACAGCCAAAAGGCAAGGTGTCCGTGCTGTCGCCGAATGTGGTGACCAACAAGAAAACCAACGCTTTCAACAAGAGTGACAACGACGCCTGCGAATGGGTCTTGCAGTCCGCGATCCTGCAACTGAATGAGGCCGCAAAAGGCGCAGGCGCCAACGCAGTGGTCAACATCGCCAGCTACTACAAAAAGATCGAACGCAAAGACCCGGCCACCTATGAGTGCCACGCCGGCGCCATCATGGCAGGCGTTGCGTTGAAGGGTGATCTGGCGAAGGTGCAGTAA
- a CDS encoding beta-ketoacyl-ACP synthase, producing MKRVVVTGMAGITSLGSDWASIEANFSGNRSGIRRMDEWDRFTELNTRLAGPIDDFAVPSYWTRKQLRSMGRVSRLAVGAAEQALRDAGLLGDPIIRDGRMGVACGSSTGSTDEIKAFGNMLLNSVAEGLNANSYVRMMPHTTAANISIFFNLTGRLIPTSSACTSGSQGVGYAYEAIKFGRLPLMLAGGAEELCPTEAMVFDALYATSLKNDAPHTSPRPYDSGRDGLVIGEGGGMLVLEELEHALARGAKIHAEVVGFGSNADGVHTTRPEQVTMRRAMELALEDAGLPPEAIGYVNGHGTATEQGDIAETLATQSLFGSRMPISSQKSFLGHTLGACGALESWFSIEMMNRDRYIHTLNLDEVDSRCGELDYLRGEPRHMNHEFVMNNNFAFGGVNTSLIFRRWS from the coding sequence ATGAAACGCGTTGTCGTCACCGGCATGGCCGGCATTACGTCACTGGGCAGCGACTGGGCCAGCATCGAGGCCAATTTCAGTGGCAATCGCAGCGGCATCCGGCGCATGGACGAATGGGATCGCTTCACCGAACTCAATACCCGTCTGGCCGGGCCCATCGATGATTTCGCGGTGCCCTCGTACTGGACGCGCAAGCAACTGCGCAGCATGGGCCGGGTGTCGCGACTGGCGGTCGGCGCCGCCGAACAGGCGCTGCGTGACGCGGGCTTGCTGGGCGATCCGATCATTCGTGACGGGCGCATGGGCGTGGCCTGCGGCTCGTCCACCGGCAGCACCGACGAGATCAAGGCCTTCGGCAACATGCTGCTGAATTCCGTGGCCGAAGGCCTCAATGCCAATTCGTATGTGCGCATGATGCCGCACACCACGGCGGCGAATATCAGCATCTTCTTCAACCTCACCGGCCGCCTGATCCCTACTTCCAGTGCCTGCACCAGCGGCAGCCAGGGCGTGGGCTATGCCTATGAAGCGATCAAGTTCGGGCGTCTGCCGTTGATGCTGGCTGGTGGTGCCGAAGAGCTTTGTCCCACCGAGGCCATGGTGTTCGACGCGCTGTACGCGACCAGCCTGAAAAACGATGCGCCGCACACCAGCCCTCGCCCTTACGACAGCGGGCGCGATGGTCTGGTGATCGGCGAAGGCGGCGGCATGCTGGTGCTTGAGGAGCTGGAACATGCGCTGGCGCGGGGGGCGAAGATTCACGCCGAGGTCGTCGGCTTTGGCAGCAACGCCGATGGCGTGCACACCACCCGCCCCGAGCAGGTCACCATGCGCCGGGCCATGGAACTGGCGCTGGAAGACGCAGGCCTGCCGCCTGAGGCCATCGGTTACGTCAATGGCCACGGCACGGCAACGGAACAGGGCGACATCGCCGAGACCCTCGCCACCCAGAGCCTGTTCGGCTCGCGCATGCCGATCAGTTCGCAGAAGAGTTTCCTGGGTCACACCCTCGGCGCCTGCGGTGCGCTGGAGTCCTGGTTCAGCATCGAAATGATGAACCGCGACCGCTACATCCACACGCTCAACCTCGACGAGGTCGACAGTCGCTGCGGCGAGCTGGACTACCTGCGCGGCGAGCCGCGTCACATGAATCACGAGTTCGTGATGAACAACAATTTCGCGTTCGGCGGGGTCAACACGTCGTTGATCTTCCGGCGTTGGTCTTAA